The following proteins are co-located in the Leucoraja erinacea ecotype New England chromosome 27, Leri_hhj_1, whole genome shotgun sequence genome:
- the LOC129710057 gene encoding C-C chemokine receptor type 7-like gives MGDGDGDGAGAGGSDNWMSWTDVPQVEYSTNTGDYSEYPLLCEMDEVLRLVGLLQPCVYSLVFTLGVLGNGLVLATYAQHQRLLVTDIYLFNLAVADLLFLFTLPFQAAASQHGWVFGPVLCSLVHTVYKVNLYSGFLLLMCISIDRYFSIVWARAARRLRSRQLSLCRHICLAVWVSSLLLSIPHLLYSRVEQYSARHCLLSYTAGLNSWLRVATPAVQVLLGFLLPLLVMTFCYSVIVRTLLQVRGLEKHRTVRMVLLVVLVFVLCQTPYNIMLLLDTVRGNAGLECEQVKRRFLALQVTSSLAYTRCCLNPLVYAFVGVKFRRNLLRCLGRWRRRAGPNSLSSSRAFNLNTDISSTGTR, from the exons atgggagacggagacggagacggagccGGTGCGGGCGGGAGCGACAACTGG ATGTCGTGGACAGATGTGCCGCAGGTGGAGTACAGCACCAACACAGGCGACTATTCGGAATATCCGCTGCTGTGTGAGATGGATGAGGTGCTGCGGCTGGTGGGATTACTGCAGCCATGTGTCTACTCATTGGTCTTCACTCTGGGGGTGCTGGGGAACGGGTTAGTGTTGGCGACATACGCGCAACACCAGCGGTTATTAGTTACTGACATCTACCTGTTCAATCTGGCCGTGGCCGACCTGCTGTTTCTGTTCACGTTGCCTTTCCAAGCCGCCGCCTCGCAGCACGGCTGGGTCTTTGGGCCGGTGTTGTGCTCGCTAGTACACACTGTGTACAAGGTGAACCTGTACAGCGGTTTCCTGCTACTCATGTGTATCAGCATCGACCGTTACTTCTCCATTGTGTGGGCCCGGGCGGCGCGGAGACTGCGCTCTCGCCAGCTGAGCCTCTGTCGTCACATCTGTCTGGCTGTCTGGGTCAGTTCGTTGCTGCTCAGTATCCCTCACCTCCTCTACAGCCGGGTGGAGCAGTACTCCGCCCGCCACTGCCTCCTCTCGTACACAGCCGGCCTCAATAGTTGGCTGCGTGTGGCCACTCCGGCCGTCCAGGTGTTGCTGGGTTTCCTGCTACCCCTTCTGGTCATGACCTTCTGCTACTCGGTGATTGTCCGCACCTTGCTACAGGTGCGCGGTTTGGAGAAACACCGGACAGTCCGTATGGTTCTACTGGTCGTGCTGGTATTCGTCTTGTGTCAGACACCCTACAACATAATGTTACTGCTGGACACGGTGCGAGGCAACGCGGGGTTGGAGTGTGAGCAGGTGAAGCGGCGATTCCTGGCGCTGCAGGTGACCAGCAGTCTAGCCTACACTCGCTGTTGTCTCAACCCGCTAGTCTACGCCTTCGTGGGCGTCAAGTTCCGCCGCAACTTGCTCCGGTGCCTGGGTCGCTGGCGCCGGAGAGCGGGGCCGAACAGCCTGAGTTCCAGCCGCGCCTTCAACCTCAACACCGATATCAGCAGCACCGGGACCCGGTAG